The Flavobacterium galactosidilyticum nucleotide sequence GCAAATCATCTGCTGCTGTAAAGTAACGGTCTGTTACAAATCCCCAAATATCGCCCATATTTTCTCCTTCGAACCAGTTGTTTAACAATTTGTTAGGATTAGGATATTTGGTTACGCGTCCTTGGTAATCGCTTAAAACACCTCTAACACCATATTTGAAATCACCTATGTTGTCATTCCACGCTAATGTCAATTCGAAACCTTTCGTTTCTAATGCAGTACTATTTGTTCTAGGCGCTGCTATTCCTAAAACGCCAGGTAATTCTTGTGCTGGACCGATATAATCATCCATTTTTCGGATGTAAGTATCAAATGTAGCTGTTAATCTTCTGTTTAAAAATGAAGCATCAACTCCAAAGTTTCTAGTGGTTGCCGTGATCCAAGATAAAGTAGGGTCTACTAATCCAGGAGTGTTTACGTACGGTTGTCTTGTTGGACCAAAAAACCAGTTACTTGATGTAGGAGAAACTGTTTGTAAACTTGGATAAAAAGGATAATTTCCTAGTAGGTCTGGAGCTTGATCTCCTAATGAACCATAAGAAGCTCTGAATTTAAGTGTGTTCACTACATCAGCGATACCTTCTTTCCAAAAGCTCTCTTTATTTACGTTCCAACCCACTGAAACTCCTGGGTAGGCTTTCCAACGTACGTCTTTTAAGAAACGTGAAGTACCATCATAACGACCAGTAACTTCTAATAAATACTTATCATCATACGAATAGTTAATTCGTCCAAAGTATCCTTGAATAGCTAACTTGTAAGCATTATCAGAAACGGAAGGTGTTGTTCCATAAGAGGTGCTAATAGATGGAATTTTATCTGAGTATAAGTTATTATTAGAACCATTTAAAGATGAAAACGTTGTTAATTCCTGAACATATCCTCCTAATAATTTAACTTGATGCTTTCCAAGGTTCAGATCATAATTAGTAAATGCATTTGTAATGTTTTTTTGGTACTTATTGAAAGATCTAGCAAAACCATTTGGAGCAGTACCACCTATTTCTCTTAGCATACCGCTTGGCAATGCTGTATAAAGAGTTTTTACATGACTAGTGGAACTGTTAAATGAGCCATCGTACGTGTAGTTTACTGTACCAGACCAGTTTTTAGCAAATTTAGCTACAAACTCTCCTGTGAATATTGGTTTATCGTTTGTAGATATATTTCTACCACCATCTTTTAAAAGTAAAACATCACTCTCGTCAGAAATACCTCCGTCTGGATTGTATAAGGCTAAGTTAGGGTGTTTTCTACCAATTTGGTGCATATAATTCCCTCCCGTTTTACCATTGTAAGTGTTTGGAGTGTCAAATTTGTCTTGTGAAAAGGCACCTCTAAAATTAAATGTAAGCCAATCCGTAAGATTACTTGAAAGGTTAGCACGAAGGTTATAACGTCTGTAGTTATCATCACCATAGCGGTACATTCCTTCCTTTTTGTTGTATCCTAAACCAACATAATAATTAGAATTGTCAGTAGCACCACTTACACCAAGATTGTGTTGCTGGCTCATTGACACATCTTTAAAATAGATTTTATACCAGTCGTTGTTAGCATTTGCGCCTCCCCAAGCTTTGTACGAATCGCCTGTTGTATTTGCAACTGTTTCAGTTTTTAGCGTTCCATTTTGAAATGCCGCCATTCTGTCTATAGTTTCTTGATTAAAGAAAGGAGCTCCTCCGCCATTAGCTAGCGACTGATTGTAGATTTTTGCAAACTCTAATGAGTTTAACATTGTAGGAAGTCCAATTGGAGATTCAAAAGTAAAATTGTTGTTATAGGTTATAGCAACAGGCTGTCCTTTTTTCCCCTGTTTTGTTTTAATCAAAATTACACCATAGGGAGCACTTGAACCGTAAACTGCAGATGCAGCAGCATCTTTAATAACTGAAACACTTTCCACATCATTTGCATTGATAGAGTTAATGTCTCCACCTTGTATTCCATCAATAACGATTAATGGTGATCCAGCAGAACCTAATCCTGTAAATCCACGAATATTAATTGACTGTGTTGCGTTTGGCGCTCCACCATTACTAATAATGTTCAAACCACCTACAGCACCTTGCAAACCTTGAGATAATCTAGTGATTGGTCTATCTTTTAAAACTTTAGCGTCAATTTGAGTAACTGATCCTGTTAGGTTTGTTTTTTTCTGAGAACCATACCCTACAATTACTACTTCGTTCATTTGTTGAGCCTCAGATTTCATTACAATCTTAAGGTTTTTATTGTCTCTAATTTGTATTTCCTGATTGTTAAATCCAATATAAGAAAAAACTAAAATTTCTCCCTTGTTAGCGTCAATTGTAAAATTACCGTCCATGTCAGTAGAAACTCCAGTTTTACTGCCTTTTTTCATTACATTAACTCCAGGTAGCGTGTTTCCTTGCTCATCTACTACTGTTCCTGTAATTTTTTCGAATGCAATACTATTGATAGATAATGGAGCGCGTGATTCTGAAACTTCTCTCGCATTTCCATTGTCAGCATAAGCTGTCCCAACCATAAAGGTTCCTAGAACAAGCTGTGCAAATACGATCTTTCTTATTTTGAAAATCGTTTTAGTGTTATGATTTTTAACCATACTTTAGTTTATTTTGTTAGTTTATGACTAAATAAAATTCAGCAATTCCAGTTAGGTAATTCCTGTTTTTTTTGAGGGTTTTTGCTATAAAGCAATTTT carries:
- a CDS encoding SusC/RagA family TonB-linked outer membrane protein — encoded protein: MVKNHNTKTIFKIRKIVFAQLVLGTFMVGTAYADNGNAREVSESRAPLSINSIAFEKITGTVVDEQGNTLPGVNVMKKGSKTGVSTDMDGNFTIDANKGEILVFSYIGFNNQEIQIRDNKNLKIVMKSEAQQMNEVVIVGYGSQKKTNLTGSVTQIDAKVLKDRPITRLSQGLQGAVGGLNIISNGGAPNATQSINIRGFTGLGSAGSPLIVIDGIQGGDINSINANDVESVSVIKDAAASAVYGSSAPYGVILIKTKQGKKGQPVAITYNNNFTFESPIGLPTMLNSLEFAKIYNQSLANGGGAPFFNQETIDRMAAFQNGTLKTETVANTTGDSYKAWGGANANNDWYKIYFKDVSMSQQHNLGVSGATDNSNYYVGLGYNKKEGMYRYGDDNYRRYNLRANLSSNLTDWLTFNFRGAFSQDKFDTPNTYNGKTGGNYMHQIGRKHPNLALYNPDGGISDESDVLLLKDGGRNISTNDKPIFTGEFVAKFAKNWSGTVNYTYDGSFNSSTSHVKTLYTALPSGMLREIGGTAPNGFARSFNKYQKNITNAFTNYDLNLGKHQVKLLGGYVQELTTFSSLNGSNNNLYSDKIPSISTSYGTTPSVSDNAYKLAIQGYFGRINYSYDDKYLLEVTGRYDGTSRFLKDVRWKAYPGVSVGWNVNKESFWKEGIADVVNTLKFRASYGSLGDQAPDLLGNYPFYPSLQTVSPTSSNWFFGPTRQPYVNTPGLVDPTLSWITATTRNFGVDASFLNRRLTATFDTYIRKMDDYIGPAQELPGVLGIAAPRTNSTALETKGFELTLAWNDNIGDFKYGVRGVLSDYQGRVTKYPNPNKLLNNWFEGENMGDIWGFVTDRYFTAADDLPNVKQLGLSNWSPGDIKYVDLDGNGDITYGTSTVANPGDRKVIGNSTPRYSYSLFTDGSYKGFDYSIFIQGVGKRDYYTTSNMYFGIVGSEWQSSLFTEHLDRWTPETPNGFFPKAYIGGGNWWKNTETQTKYLINAAYLRIKNVQVGYTLPNYISSQIKIQKLRFYISVDNLGTFTKMSDHSVLDPENTFSDAKNYPLQRTVSVGANITL